The Paenibacillus sp. FSL R7-0204 genome includes a region encoding these proteins:
- a CDS encoding VOC family protein, which yields MIVPAIHFPGNCKEAIEFYQQVFDVTDVSIDYFRNAPPDPSFPVSEDIHDQVMHSEITICGSRLNMSDTQEKLAAGNMICLNVFFQSGDEVCQVFQRLKEGGKVVVELGPQFFSPMYGSIEDKFGLKWQLIS from the coding sequence ATGATCGTACCAGCGATACATTTTCCGGGGAATTGTAAAGAAGCTATAGAGTTTTATCAGCAGGTTTTTGATGTGACGGATGTCAGCATAGATTACTTCAGGAATGCCCCGCCGGATCCGAGCTTCCCTGTGTCAGAGGATATACATGATCAGGTTATGCATAGTGAAATCACAATCTGTGGATCAAGGCTCAACATGAGCGACACGCAAGAGAAACTAGCAGCCGGGAACATGATATGCCTGAATGTCTTCTTCCAGTCTGGTGACGAGGTATGCCAGGTATTCCAACGGCTTAAGGAAGGCGGCAAGGTTGTGGTGGAGCTGGGGCCACAATTTTTCAGCCCTATGTACGGGTCTATTGAAGATAAGTTTGGCTTGAAATGGCAGTTAATCTCATAA
- a CDS encoding helix-turn-helix domain-containing protein, translating to MISQTSLEGYKGASLIRDKHFLYVSPHLLLRPFISSYTISTPTVQTMSNEYAVLPSASSTLVLSVTHHNIISSLRGTNTKVCHVGAFANKLKLLFLIEFHPGGLHPFIKADQSELLDASFMLDQLDKTLKQALEDILLESESIDSLLNTVNRIFIHRLYARPISKDVSAIMNSIISKHGNVSAKRLSSEFYYSEKHIRRLFLRHIGTSPKMFSRIVRVNYALKLLQNKPEPFTEVAVQAGFFDQPHFNKDFKLLCGLTPQDYLKNMSVFYNDSFKM from the coding sequence ATGATTTCTCAAACTAGTCTTGAAGGCTATAAGGGAGCATCTCTCATTCGTGACAAGCATTTTTTGTATGTCTCCCCGCATCTCTTGTTGCGGCCTTTTATCTCTAGCTATACGATTTCCACTCCAACGGTGCAGACAATGTCGAATGAGTATGCTGTTCTGCCGTCTGCAAGCTCTACACTGGTGCTATCGGTGACACATCATAACATCATCTCAAGTTTGCGGGGTACAAACACCAAGGTGTGCCATGTCGGAGCATTTGCTAATAAGCTGAAGCTGTTATTTTTGATTGAGTTTCATCCGGGCGGACTGCATCCTTTCATTAAGGCTGACCAGTCCGAATTGCTGGATGCCTCCTTTATGCTGGACCAGCTGGATAAGACTCTGAAGCAAGCTCTGGAGGACATACTGCTGGAATCGGAGAGTATCGATTCGCTGCTGAATACAGTTAACAGAATTTTCATCCATAGGCTATATGCTCGTCCTATAAGCAAGGACGTCTCTGCGATCATGAACAGTATAATTAGCAAGCATGGGAATGTAAGCGCTAAGAGATTATCCTCCGAATTCTACTATAGCGAGAAGCACATCCGGCGTTTGTTTCTAAGACATATTGGAACCAGCCCGAAGATGTTTTCCAGGATAGTCCGTGTCAATTACGCGCTGAAGCTATTGCAGAATAAGCCAGAGCCGTTCACGGAAGTTGCTGTACAGGCCGGGTTCTTCGATCAGCCGCATTTCAATAAGGACTTCAAGTTGCTTTGCGGTCTGACCCCGCAGGATTATCTGAAGAACATGTCCGTTTTTTACAATGACAGCTTCAAAATGTAG
- a CDS encoding GNAT family N-acetyltransferase: MEKSEVTLSKATVGDAEDIHAMQLQAFMPLLEKYQDYETSPANETVERVAERLNQASVDYYIIRNAGVAAGSIRVKKTDAQKYWLGQIFILPQYQGQGIAQQVFAQIEQMYADATVWGLATIVQEERNCYLYEKMGYRRTNETREINDKMTLCYYEKEVN; encoded by the coding sequence ATGGAAAAGTCAGAGGTTACATTAAGTAAAGCTACGGTGGGGGATGCAGAGGATATTCATGCGATGCAGCTTCAGGCCTTTATGCCGCTCTTGGAGAAATATCAGGATTATGAGACAAGCCCAGCCAATGAAACGGTGGAGAGAGTGGCGGAACGGCTTAATCAGGCTTCTGTAGATTATTACATCATCCGGAATGCCGGTGTCGCAGCAGGTAGCATTAGGGTCAAGAAGACAGATGCGCAGAAATATTGGCTAGGCCAAATATTTATCTTGCCGCAATATCAAGGCCAAGGCATAGCCCAGCAGGTATTCGCCCAAATCGAGCAAATGTATGCTGACGCTACAGTCTGGGGACTGGCTACCATCGTGCAAGAGGAAAGAAACTGCTACTTGTATGAGAAGATGGGTTACAGAAGGACCAATGAAACCCGGGAAATCAATGATAAGATGACCTTGTGCTATTACGAGAAAGAGGTTAATTAA
- a CDS encoding GNAT family N-acetyltransferase, producing MNIEFSKISLFERGTLLEFLKDAYSFDRRYEQSCLENWQEFDNFFFDNLQIADKYGFMTVLNGKAIGFVSWDPRQMPRYAEIGHNCIATAHKGKGYSTMQLQEAVDRILRNEVGQIRVTTNDDLIPAQRMYERVGFILQQKRDMGPGSVLKGKHWDYVYRV from the coding sequence ATGAACATTGAGTTCAGTAAGATCAGCCTGTTTGAACGGGGAACATTGCTTGAATTCTTGAAGGATGCCTATTCCTTCGACCGCAGGTATGAGCAGAGCTGTCTGGAGAATTGGCAGGAGTTCGATAACTTTTTCTTTGACAATCTGCAAATTGCAGATAAATATGGGTTCATGACTGTGCTGAATGGTAAGGCGATTGGTTTTGTATCCTGGGACCCGAGGCAGATGCCCCGATACGCTGAAATCGGCCATAATTGTATTGCGACTGCCCACAAAGGCAAAGGCTACAGCACCATGCAGCTTCAAGAAGCGGTCGACCGAATCCTGCGGAATGAAGTCGGGCAGATTCGGGTGACCACTAATGATGATCTGATCCCCGCGCAGCGGATGTATGAGCGCGTTGGTTTTATTTTGCAGCAGAAGCGGGACATGGGGCCTGGCTCCGTACTTAAGGGTAAACATTGGGATTACGTATATAGGGTATAA
- a CDS encoding MerR family transcriptional regulator has protein sequence MNRTVVTIQQLSEQLGLTSRTLRHWEAEGLFQSMREVSSGWRTYDEHALKCIRITALLRRMDIPIREIQAVLDKSSVPVLKQVIQNRIIALQMHQEELERMGQQLQQVLDYLNTSNKRTSIQEELLSEMENVFMSNVTGQSTFKVITLPTMRVAFHIVVDVSPEDQAMGPIMDWLESANLLGTARLFGGNMKPMPSSAGKPYGYGMCATIPEGISVPEPFKEMILPGGLYAKLDSSDDIGGSWKLLMDQLAHSPKYRSDRSRLCLEEHIRNDSPAGGGNLYDLSLLEPVVLKTL, from the coding sequence ATGAACAGGACTGTTGTTACCATACAGCAATTGTCGGAGCAACTGGGGCTGACGAGCCGTACCTTGCGGCACTGGGAAGCGGAAGGATTGTTTCAGAGTATGAGAGAGGTATCTTCCGGCTGGCGTACCTACGATGAACATGCGCTTAAGTGTATCAGGATCACAGCGCTGCTGCGGAGAATGGATATCCCGATCAGAGAAATACAGGCTGTCTTGGATAAAAGTTCTGTGCCTGTGCTTAAGCAGGTTATACAGAACAGGATAATTGCTCTACAAATGCACCAAGAAGAACTCGAACGGATGGGACAGCAATTACAACAGGTACTCGATTACCTGAATACTTCCAATAAGAGGACCTCCATTCAGGAGGAACTGCTTAGCGAAATGGAGAATGTCTTTATGAGTAATGTAACCGGGCAGTCCACATTTAAAGTGATTACACTGCCAACTATGAGGGTAGCCTTTCATATCGTGGTAGACGTTTCTCCGGAAGACCAAGCGATGGGTCCTATCATGGATTGGCTGGAATCTGCTAATCTTCTGGGCACGGCGCGGTTATTCGGCGGGAATATGAAGCCTATGCCAAGTAGTGCTGGTAAACCCTATGGCTATGGAATGTGTGCGACAATTCCTGAAGGAATCAGCGTCCCTGAGCCTTTCAAGGAAATGATCCTGCCCGGCGGGCTATATGCCAAGCTGGACAGCAGTGATGATATTGGAGGTTCCTGGAAGCTGTTGATGGATCAATTAGCGCATAGCCCAAAGTACCGTTCTGACCGCAGCAGACTCTGCCTGGAAGAGCATATACGCAATGACAGCCCTGCGGGCGGTGGCAACCTGTACGATTTATCTTTACTGGAACCTGTAGTATTAAAAACTTTGTAG